From Corvus cornix cornix isolate S_Up_H32 chromosome 1A, ASM73873v5, whole genome shotgun sequence, a single genomic window includes:
- the HELB gene encoding DNA helicase B isoform X3, whose translation MAVSGGQRGPRLDLWGHLRPLRQEAAGDEEESDEDFEEEPLLAEDALLEAAGRELSAALPPRRAVIIQECGTKKEYEVVGRFPLVDPWWKVNVKAKKMGSKYFVQGYPSYFLQTDVEENNRQVFSLFLKECNVPESWKEKFFAWLPMESVLSFRNLEEKLKQFQVSQLQPRRIQRDTKDYDIFYYVSKSFAGKAVLGALAFPRILEFLPILLPRHFCCVLDKMCWQRKADMDGEEVADEMVTKLDEILKDEPWKLGFSRQMEIEVEAASKDFEEDLDASEEWNTFDHHWESENMYAKKFLNVLFTAPTGRATSLLREKTQLPAYTLHQIIYSFKSWRRTEQAQPWKFSAVTVLIVDEGSLVSVHILSLVLKLLCEHAQLAKLIILGDTRQLPSIDPGNMLADIFEGLKSRGFSVELRTNHRAESQLIVDNASRISHRQLPEFDEVLKVSAWNEEITMPSPEKKFIFIALAAGGNCDNLQTAIKILLKKGPGLEDAKQSQFIAFRRQDCDLINELCCQHYSNHLTRDHKNRLLFQVGDKIACTRNVYLKDLLAACGVGEGPNGHECRSGGTTPTAEADEEGKRLCNGDIFFITGDEEIDKEHFLTISSMYGSTFTVNYKALRKLCHIKHAWARTIHTFQGSEERTVVYVVGNAGWQHWQHVYTAVTRGRCRVYIVAEELHLRRAIKRKNVPRKTRLQRFLREAIAETNNCPKQISSPLMKCWQSQELETESVSVTQGAPDPPELQSELMTQEGSSVLSKEQTGSLLQSPCKRQIPAPQDVTKIPPTTVAESPLGSSRLKNLTLGQPIPKKLFKS comes from the exons ATGGCGGTGTCCGGCGGGCAGCGGGGGCCGCGCCTGGACCTGTGGGGGCACCTGCGGCCGCTGCGGCAGGAGGCAGCGGGCGACGAGGAGGAGAGCGACGAGGACTTCGAGGAGGAGCCGCTCCTGGCGGAGGATGCGCTCCTGGAGGCCGCCGGGCGGGAGCTGTCGGCCGCGCTgcccccgcgccgcgccg TTATTATACAGGAATGTGGCACCAAAAAGGAGTATGAAGTAGTTGGACGTTTTCCATTAGTTGACCCTTGGTGGAAAGTTAATGTTAAAGCTAAAAAAATGGGGTCAAAGTACTTTGTGCAAGGATATCCATCGTATTTTCTGCAGACTGATGTAGAAGAAAACAACCGACAAGTATTTTCACTCTTTCTTAAGGAATGTAATGTTCCTGAaagttggaaagaaaaattttttgcTTGGCTTCCTATGGAGTCAGTGCTGAGTTTTagaaatctggaagaaaaactaaaacagTTCCAAGTTTCACAGTTACAGCCAAGGAGGATCCAAAGAGATACCAAGGATTATGACATCTTCTATTATGTTTCAAAATCAT TTGCAGGAAAGGCGGTACTGGGAGCTCTGGCTTTTCCGAGGATACTGGAGTTCTTGCCCATTCTTCTGCCACGCCACTTTTGCTGTGTGTTAGATAAGATGTGTTGGCAAAGAAAGGCTGATATGGATGGTGAGGAGGTAGCTGACGAGATGGTAACAAAATTGGATGAGATACTAAAGGATGAGCCATGGAAACTTGGATTCAGCAGG CAGATGGAAATAGAAGTGGAAGCTGCTTCTAAGGACTTTGAAGAAGACTTGGATGCATCTGAGGAATGGAATACATTTGATCACCACTGGGAGTCAGAGAATATGtatgcaaaaaaatttttgaatGTACTATTCACTGCACCTACAGGGAGGGCAACAAGtcttttgagagaaaaaacTCAGCTTCCTGCATATACACTGCATCAG aTTATCTATAGTTTTAAATCGTGGAGGCGGACTGAACAAGCACAGCCGTGGAAGTTTTCTGCAGTTACGGTTCTGATTGTGGATGAAGGAAGTTTGGTGTCTGTACACATTCTTAGTTTAGTTTTAAAACTCTTGTGCGAGCATGCTCAGCTTGCTAAACTTATTATTCTAG GTGATACTAGACAGCTACCAAGCATAGACCCAGGAAACATGTTAGCTGATATCTTTGAGGGTCTAAAATCAAGAGGCTTTTCTGTGGAACTGCGAACTAACCATAGAGCTGAATCGCAACTAATTGTAGATAATGCATCAAG AATCTCTCACCGGCAGCTTCCTGAATTTGATGAGGTGCTGAAAGTTTCTGCTTGGAATGAGGAAATAACAATGCCAAGCCCGgagaagaaatttatttttattgctttggcTGCTGGCGGGAATTGTGACA atttacaAACTGCCATAAAGATTTTACTTAAAAAAGGGCCAGGATTGGAGGATGCCAAACAATCACAATTCATTGCTTTCAGAAG GCAAGACTGTGATCTAATAAATGAACTTTGTTGCCAACACTATTCAAATCATTTAACCAG AGACCATAAGAACCGACTTCTATTTCAAGTGGGGGACAAGATTGCCTGCACACGCAATGTGTATCTCAAGGATCTCTTGGCAGCCTGTGGTGTTGGAGAGGGTCCTAATGGCCATGAATGCAGAAGTGGAGGAACCACACCCACTGCAGAGGCTGATGAGGAGGGCAAAAGACTCTGCAATGGAGATATATTTTTCATAACAGGG GATGAAGAAATTGATAAAGAGCACTTCCTGACCATCAGCAGCATGTACGGCTCCACGTTCACTGTGAACTACAAAGCACTGAGGAAGCTGTGTCACATAAAGCATGCCTGGGCCAGAACTATTCACACATTCCAG GGCTCCGAGGAAAGGACCGTTGTGTACGTGGTTGGCAATGCCggctggcagcactggcagcacgTGTACACAGCTGTGACCAGGGGCCGCTGCCGCGTCTACATCGTGGCTGAAGAGCTGCACCTCAGGAGAGcaataaagagaaagaatgtGCCCAGAAAAACACGTTTGCAGAGATTTTTGAGAGAGGCAATTGCAGAAACAAACAACTGTCCCAAACAAATATCCTCTCCCCTGATGAAGTGCTGGCAAAGTCAAGAGCTCGAGACTGAGTCTGTTTCTGTAACTCAAGGTGCTCCTGACCCGCCTGAACTTCAGAGTGAGCTCATGACACAGGAAGGGTCATCAGTTCTCAGTAAAGAACAGACAGGCAGTTTGCTGCAAAGTCCATGTAAAAGACAAATTCCTGCACCTCAGGATGTTACAAAAATACCCCCT aCAACAGTAGCAGAATCCCCACTTGGATCTTCCAGACTTAAGAATCTAACTTTGGGACAGCCAATTCCtaagaagctttttaaaagctaa
- the HELB gene encoding DNA helicase B isoform X1: MAVSGGQRGPRLDLWGHLRPLRQEAAGDEEESDEDFEEEPLLAEDALLEAAGRELSAALPPRRAVIIQECGTKKEYEVVGRFPLVDPWWKVNVKAKKMGSKYFVQGYPSYFLQTDVEENNRQVFSLFLKECNVPESWKEKFFAWLPMESVLSFRNLEEKLKQFQVSQLQPRRIQRDTKDYDIFYYVSKSFAGKAVLGALAFPRILEFLPILLPRHFCCVLDKMCWQRKADMDGEEVADEMVTKLDEILKDEPWKLGFSRIMYKELNLSYCEATWAAFCQCEHLLWKIPDLQKNALILYDQLKTRCRQMGHTYEDQDELAHFVSKHMSIEHVWQSLEFLKDQSVVIREKKLVFLPHLYKSEKDIAMYVGGLLSNHTWKLDVDVKKILSISEASRETVDNKMNINQAHDMKENTPDNPNGENHFPEKDVGSMSVVQSKAEVDKDQLIAVKKICSNPVTIISGKGGCGKSTIVSCLFRHLKQMEIEVEAASKDFEEDLDASEEWNTFDHHWESENMYAKKFLNVLFTAPTGRATSLLREKTQLPAYTLHQIIYSFKSWRRTEQAQPWKFSAVTVLIVDEGSLVSVHILSLVLKLLCEHAQLAKLIILGDTRQLPSIDPGNMLADIFEGLKSRGFSVELRTNHRAESQLIVDNASRISHRQLPEFDEVLKVSAWNEEITMPSPEKKFIFIALAAGGNCDNLQTAIKILLKKGPGLEDAKQSQFIAFRRQDCDLINELCCQHYSNHLTRDHKNRLLFQVGDKIACTRNVYLKDLLAACGVGEGPNGHECRSGGTTPTAEADEEGKRLCNGDIFFITGDEEIDKEHFLTISSMYGSTFTVNYKALRKLCHIKHAWARTIHTFQGSEERTVVYVVGNAGWQHWQHVYTAVTRGRCRVYIVAEELHLRRAIKRKNVPRKTRLQRFLREAIAETNNCPKQISSPLMKCWQSQELETESVSVTQGAPDPPELQSELMTQEGSSVLSKEQTGSLLQSPCKRQIPAPQDVTKIPPTTVAESPLGSSRLKNLTLGQPIPKKLFKS; the protein is encoded by the exons ATGGCGGTGTCCGGCGGGCAGCGGGGGCCGCGCCTGGACCTGTGGGGGCACCTGCGGCCGCTGCGGCAGGAGGCAGCGGGCGACGAGGAGGAGAGCGACGAGGACTTCGAGGAGGAGCCGCTCCTGGCGGAGGATGCGCTCCTGGAGGCCGCCGGGCGGGAGCTGTCGGCCGCGCTgcccccgcgccgcgccg TTATTATACAGGAATGTGGCACCAAAAAGGAGTATGAAGTAGTTGGACGTTTTCCATTAGTTGACCCTTGGTGGAAAGTTAATGTTAAAGCTAAAAAAATGGGGTCAAAGTACTTTGTGCAAGGATATCCATCGTATTTTCTGCAGACTGATGTAGAAGAAAACAACCGACAAGTATTTTCACTCTTTCTTAAGGAATGTAATGTTCCTGAaagttggaaagaaaaattttttgcTTGGCTTCCTATGGAGTCAGTGCTGAGTTTTagaaatctggaagaaaaactaaaacagTTCCAAGTTTCACAGTTACAGCCAAGGAGGATCCAAAGAGATACCAAGGATTATGACATCTTCTATTATGTTTCAAAATCAT TTGCAGGAAAGGCGGTACTGGGAGCTCTGGCTTTTCCGAGGATACTGGAGTTCTTGCCCATTCTTCTGCCACGCCACTTTTGCTGTGTGTTAGATAAGATGTGTTGGCAAAGAAAGGCTGATATGGATGGTGAGGAGGTAGCTGACGAGATGGTAACAAAATTGGATGAGATACTAAAGGATGAGCCATGGAAACTTGGATTCAGCAGG ATTATGTATAAGGAGTTGAATCTTTCTTACTGTGAGGCAACGTGGGCCGCCTTCTGTCAGTGTGAACATCTCCTCTGGAAGATTCCTGACTTGCAGAAGAATGCATTAATTCTGTATGATCAGCTCAAGACACGCTGTAGACAAATGGGACACACATATGAAGATCAAGATGAATTAGCTCATTTTGTATCCAAACACATGTCCATTGAGCACGTTTGGCAATCTCTTGAATTTTTGAAAGATCAGAGTGTAGTGATTAGGGAGAAAAAGCTGGTGTTTCTGCCTCATCTTTACAAATCGGAAAAAGATATTGCAATGTATGTAGGTGGTCTGCTGTCAAACCACACATGGAAACTGGATGTGGACGTGAAAAAGATACTTAGCATTTCTGAGGCATCAAGAGAAACCGTAGATAACAAAATGAATATTAACCAGGCACATGACATGAAGGAAAATACTCCAGACAATCCTAACGGTGAAAATCACTTTCCTGAAAAGGATGTGGGCTCTATGTCTGTTGTCCAAAGTAAAGCAGAGGTGGACAAAGATCAGTTgattgctgtgaaaaaaatttgtTCTAATCCTGTCACAATCATAAGTGGAAAAGGAGGCTGTGGGAAGAGTACAATAGTTAGCTGCCTTTTTCGTCATTTAAAGCAGATGGAAATAGAAGTGGAAGCTGCTTCTAAGGACTTTGAAGAAGACTTGGATGCATCTGAGGAATGGAATACATTTGATCACCACTGGGAGTCAGAGAATATGtatgcaaaaaaatttttgaatGTACTATTCACTGCACCTACAGGGAGGGCAACAAGtcttttgagagaaaaaacTCAGCTTCCTGCATATACACTGCATCAG aTTATCTATAGTTTTAAATCGTGGAGGCGGACTGAACAAGCACAGCCGTGGAAGTTTTCTGCAGTTACGGTTCTGATTGTGGATGAAGGAAGTTTGGTGTCTGTACACATTCTTAGTTTAGTTTTAAAACTCTTGTGCGAGCATGCTCAGCTTGCTAAACTTATTATTCTAG GTGATACTAGACAGCTACCAAGCATAGACCCAGGAAACATGTTAGCTGATATCTTTGAGGGTCTAAAATCAAGAGGCTTTTCTGTGGAACTGCGAACTAACCATAGAGCTGAATCGCAACTAATTGTAGATAATGCATCAAG AATCTCTCACCGGCAGCTTCCTGAATTTGATGAGGTGCTGAAAGTTTCTGCTTGGAATGAGGAAATAACAATGCCAAGCCCGgagaagaaatttatttttattgctttggcTGCTGGCGGGAATTGTGACA atttacaAACTGCCATAAAGATTTTACTTAAAAAAGGGCCAGGATTGGAGGATGCCAAACAATCACAATTCATTGCTTTCAGAAG GCAAGACTGTGATCTAATAAATGAACTTTGTTGCCAACACTATTCAAATCATTTAACCAG AGACCATAAGAACCGACTTCTATTTCAAGTGGGGGACAAGATTGCCTGCACACGCAATGTGTATCTCAAGGATCTCTTGGCAGCCTGTGGTGTTGGAGAGGGTCCTAATGGCCATGAATGCAGAAGTGGAGGAACCACACCCACTGCAGAGGCTGATGAGGAGGGCAAAAGACTCTGCAATGGAGATATATTTTTCATAACAGGG GATGAAGAAATTGATAAAGAGCACTTCCTGACCATCAGCAGCATGTACGGCTCCACGTTCACTGTGAACTACAAAGCACTGAGGAAGCTGTGTCACATAAAGCATGCCTGGGCCAGAACTATTCACACATTCCAG GGCTCCGAGGAAAGGACCGTTGTGTACGTGGTTGGCAATGCCggctggcagcactggcagcacgTGTACACAGCTGTGACCAGGGGCCGCTGCCGCGTCTACATCGTGGCTGAAGAGCTGCACCTCAGGAGAGcaataaagagaaagaatgtGCCCAGAAAAACACGTTTGCAGAGATTTTTGAGAGAGGCAATTGCAGAAACAAACAACTGTCCCAAACAAATATCCTCTCCCCTGATGAAGTGCTGGCAAAGTCAAGAGCTCGAGACTGAGTCTGTTTCTGTAACTCAAGGTGCTCCTGACCCGCCTGAACTTCAGAGTGAGCTCATGACACAGGAAGGGTCATCAGTTCTCAGTAAAGAACAGACAGGCAGTTTGCTGCAAAGTCCATGTAAAAGACAAATTCCTGCACCTCAGGATGTTACAAAAATACCCCCT aCAACAGTAGCAGAATCCCCACTTGGATCTTCCAGACTTAAGAATCTAACTTTGGGACAGCCAATTCCtaagaagctttttaaaagctaa
- the HELB gene encoding DNA helicase B isoform X2 has translation MRSWRPPGGSCRPRCPRAAPECNVPESWKEKFFAWLPMESVLSFRNLEEKLKQFQVSQLQPRRIQRDTKDYDIFYYVSKSFAGKAVLGALAFPRILEFLPILLPRHFCCVLDKMCWQRKADMDGEEVADEMVTKLDEILKDEPWKLGFSRIMYKELNLSYCEATWAAFCQCEHLLWKIPDLQKNALILYDQLKTRCRQMGHTYEDQDELAHFVSKHMSIEHVWQSLEFLKDQSVVIREKKLVFLPHLYKSEKDIAMYVGGLLSNHTWKLDVDVKKILSISEASRETVDNKMNINQAHDMKENTPDNPNGENHFPEKDVGSMSVVQSKAEVDKDQLIAVKKICSNPVTIISGKGGCGKSTIVSCLFRHLKQMEIEVEAASKDFEEDLDASEEWNTFDHHWESENMYAKKFLNVLFTAPTGRATSLLREKTQLPAYTLHQIIYSFKSWRRTEQAQPWKFSAVTVLIVDEGSLVSVHILSLVLKLLCEHAQLAKLIILGDTRQLPSIDPGNMLADIFEGLKSRGFSVELRTNHRAESQLIVDNASRISHRQLPEFDEVLKVSAWNEEITMPSPEKKFIFIALAAGGNCDNLQTAIKILLKKGPGLEDAKQSQFIAFRRQDCDLINELCCQHYSNHLTRDHKNRLLFQVGDKIACTRNVYLKDLLAACGVGEGPNGHECRSGGTTPTAEADEEGKRLCNGDIFFITGDEEIDKEHFLTISSMYGSTFTVNYKALRKLCHIKHAWARTIHTFQGSEERTVVYVVGNAGWQHWQHVYTAVTRGRCRVYIVAEELHLRRAIKRKNVPRKTRLQRFLREAIAETNNCPKQISSPLMKCWQSQELETESVSVTQGAPDPPELQSELMTQEGSSVLSKEQTGSLLQSPCKRQIPAPQDVTKIPPTTVAESPLGSSRLKNLTLGQPIPKKLFKS, from the exons ATGCGCTCCTGGAGGCCGCCGGGCGGGAGCTGTCGGCCGCGCTgcccccgcgccgcgccg GAATGTAATGTTCCTGAaagttggaaagaaaaattttttgcTTGGCTTCCTATGGAGTCAGTGCTGAGTTTTagaaatctggaagaaaaactaaaacagTTCCAAGTTTCACAGTTACAGCCAAGGAGGATCCAAAGAGATACCAAGGATTATGACATCTTCTATTATGTTTCAAAATCAT TTGCAGGAAAGGCGGTACTGGGAGCTCTGGCTTTTCCGAGGATACTGGAGTTCTTGCCCATTCTTCTGCCACGCCACTTTTGCTGTGTGTTAGATAAGATGTGTTGGCAAAGAAAGGCTGATATGGATGGTGAGGAGGTAGCTGACGAGATGGTAACAAAATTGGATGAGATACTAAAGGATGAGCCATGGAAACTTGGATTCAGCAGG ATTATGTATAAGGAGTTGAATCTTTCTTACTGTGAGGCAACGTGGGCCGCCTTCTGTCAGTGTGAACATCTCCTCTGGAAGATTCCTGACTTGCAGAAGAATGCATTAATTCTGTATGATCAGCTCAAGACACGCTGTAGACAAATGGGACACACATATGAAGATCAAGATGAATTAGCTCATTTTGTATCCAAACACATGTCCATTGAGCACGTTTGGCAATCTCTTGAATTTTTGAAAGATCAGAGTGTAGTGATTAGGGAGAAAAAGCTGGTGTTTCTGCCTCATCTTTACAAATCGGAAAAAGATATTGCAATGTATGTAGGTGGTCTGCTGTCAAACCACACATGGAAACTGGATGTGGACGTGAAAAAGATACTTAGCATTTCTGAGGCATCAAGAGAAACCGTAGATAACAAAATGAATATTAACCAGGCACATGACATGAAGGAAAATACTCCAGACAATCCTAACGGTGAAAATCACTTTCCTGAAAAGGATGTGGGCTCTATGTCTGTTGTCCAAAGTAAAGCAGAGGTGGACAAAGATCAGTTgattgctgtgaaaaaaatttgtTCTAATCCTGTCACAATCATAAGTGGAAAAGGAGGCTGTGGGAAGAGTACAATAGTTAGCTGCCTTTTTCGTCATTTAAAGCAGATGGAAATAGAAGTGGAAGCTGCTTCTAAGGACTTTGAAGAAGACTTGGATGCATCTGAGGAATGGAATACATTTGATCACCACTGGGAGTCAGAGAATATGtatgcaaaaaaatttttgaatGTACTATTCACTGCACCTACAGGGAGGGCAACAAGtcttttgagagaaaaaacTCAGCTTCCTGCATATACACTGCATCAG aTTATCTATAGTTTTAAATCGTGGAGGCGGACTGAACAAGCACAGCCGTGGAAGTTTTCTGCAGTTACGGTTCTGATTGTGGATGAAGGAAGTTTGGTGTCTGTACACATTCTTAGTTTAGTTTTAAAACTCTTGTGCGAGCATGCTCAGCTTGCTAAACTTATTATTCTAG GTGATACTAGACAGCTACCAAGCATAGACCCAGGAAACATGTTAGCTGATATCTTTGAGGGTCTAAAATCAAGAGGCTTTTCTGTGGAACTGCGAACTAACCATAGAGCTGAATCGCAACTAATTGTAGATAATGCATCAAG AATCTCTCACCGGCAGCTTCCTGAATTTGATGAGGTGCTGAAAGTTTCTGCTTGGAATGAGGAAATAACAATGCCAAGCCCGgagaagaaatttatttttattgctttggcTGCTGGCGGGAATTGTGACA atttacaAACTGCCATAAAGATTTTACTTAAAAAAGGGCCAGGATTGGAGGATGCCAAACAATCACAATTCATTGCTTTCAGAAG GCAAGACTGTGATCTAATAAATGAACTTTGTTGCCAACACTATTCAAATCATTTAACCAG AGACCATAAGAACCGACTTCTATTTCAAGTGGGGGACAAGATTGCCTGCACACGCAATGTGTATCTCAAGGATCTCTTGGCAGCCTGTGGTGTTGGAGAGGGTCCTAATGGCCATGAATGCAGAAGTGGAGGAACCACACCCACTGCAGAGGCTGATGAGGAGGGCAAAAGACTCTGCAATGGAGATATATTTTTCATAACAGGG GATGAAGAAATTGATAAAGAGCACTTCCTGACCATCAGCAGCATGTACGGCTCCACGTTCACTGTGAACTACAAAGCACTGAGGAAGCTGTGTCACATAAAGCATGCCTGGGCCAGAACTATTCACACATTCCAG GGCTCCGAGGAAAGGACCGTTGTGTACGTGGTTGGCAATGCCggctggcagcactggcagcacgTGTACACAGCTGTGACCAGGGGCCGCTGCCGCGTCTACATCGTGGCTGAAGAGCTGCACCTCAGGAGAGcaataaagagaaagaatgtGCCCAGAAAAACACGTTTGCAGAGATTTTTGAGAGAGGCAATTGCAGAAACAAACAACTGTCCCAAACAAATATCCTCTCCCCTGATGAAGTGCTGGCAAAGTCAAGAGCTCGAGACTGAGTCTGTTTCTGTAACTCAAGGTGCTCCTGACCCGCCTGAACTTCAGAGTGAGCTCATGACACAGGAAGGGTCATCAGTTCTCAGTAAAGAACAGACAGGCAGTTTGCTGCAAAGTCCATGTAAAAGACAAATTCCTGCACCTCAGGATGTTACAAAAATACCCCCT aCAACAGTAGCAGAATCCCCACTTGGATCTTCCAGACTTAAGAATCTAACTTTGGGACAGCCAATTCCtaagaagctttttaaaagctaa